Proteins from a single region of Apium graveolens cultivar Ventura chromosome 7, ASM990537v1, whole genome shotgun sequence:
- the LOC141672942 gene encoding adenylosuccinate synthetase, chloroplastic-like, translating to MSVKVTPPSMLEVEYEKMPGWQSDISSIRNYSDLPKAARDYVERIEELVGVPVHYKRWMPSCHYSSKDMGILQWCN from the exons ATGTCCGTAAAGGTAACGCCTCCGTCGATGTTAGAG GTTGAATATGAAAAAATGCCTGGCTGGCAATCTGATATTTCTTCCATCAGAAACTACTCTGATCTGCCAAAGGCTGCACGTGACTACGTGGAAAGAATAGAAGAGCTTGTTGGTGTACCCGTTCATTACAAGAGATGGATGCCCTCATGTCACTATTCCTCCAAAGACATGGGAATCTTGCAG TGGTGTAATTGA
- the LOC141672941 gene encoding serine carboxypeptidase-like 34 — MFFKGKMLTLVEYVVLLYRAFLPAPVWYRFFSNNEYGSLFSSLIAGLYLTFKLISIVEKVQYLFASLKAMLRTKIQYGTYATSEQWHQCSGDTDGVVSVTTTRYAIDYLQTTVKTQWYPWYTKAEVGGYAVGYKNLTFVTVRGSRHFVPSYQPSRALALFSSFLAGELPQTNVSNILNTSS; from the exons ATGTTTTTCAAGGGAAAAATGTTAACTTTAGTCGAGTATGTTGTACTGCTATACCGTGCTTTCCTTCCGGCTCCAGTTTGGTATCGTTTCTTTTCGAACAATGAATATGGAAGCCTCTTTTCATCTCTAATTGCGGGGCTGTACTTGACTTTTAAGCTCATATCTATCGTTGAGAAG GTTCAATATCTCTTTGCTTCTTTAAAGGCTATGCTTCGCACAAAGATTCAGTATGGAACTTATGCTACATCGGAGCAG TGGCATCAGTGCAGCGGGGACACGGATGGCGTAGTGTCAGTGACAACAACAAGATATGCCATAGACTATCTTCAAACTACAGTCAAAACACAATGGTACCCCTGGTACACTAAGGCTGAG GTGGGAGGATATGCAGTTGGATACAAAAATTTGACATTTGTGACTGTAAGGGGATCCCGACATTTTGTTCCAAGTTATCAGCCTTCTCGTGCACTTGCTTTGTTCTCTTCCTTTTTGGCTGGAGAGCTTCCTCAAACAAATGTCTCCAATATCCTAAACACTTCCTCATGA